Below is a genomic region from Acinetobacter tibetensis.
GCTTTCACATCTGTGACATTAGCCCAACCATCGGTTGCGACCATGCCATTGATGGCATCAATACCAACAATGATATGACCCGCAAATTTCTTACAGGCTTCTTCGACAAATTCAGGCTCTTGCACCGCTTTGGTGCCAATAATCACAAATGACACGCCTGCATCAAGGTAGTGTTCAATGGTTTCCAGTGAACGAATACCACCACCAATTTGAATTGGCAGCTCCGGTTGTGCTTTGGCAATCGCTTCAACCACAGGTTTATGAATCGGGGTACCCGCAAAAGCACCGTTTAAATCGACCAAATGCAAGCGACGTGCGCCTTCATTAACCCAATGCTGTGCAGTTGCCACAGGGTCATCAGAAAATACGGTATCGTCTTCCATACGGCCTTGTTTTAAACGGACACATTTGCCATCTTTCAGGTCAATTGCAGGGATGATCAGCATGCTTTCGCTCCTTACCCGATCTTATAGAATTTATTCGCCGCAATCTTAGCAAAGTATTGGCAAATATCTAAGCAAGATGTTGCTTTTATTTCGTTCTATGTTGTGCAGCAGGCAAACTAATGCCTAAACGTTGTAATTCTTGATAAATCAGCACAGGGGCATAGGCATCGGCAGCCGCATATTGGATTTGTGCCGCGCTTAAAGGAAATTTACTCCAGTTCGAGGTGCTGACACTTTTACTTTTTGGAAAATTGACCTGAAACAGTAATGCCATCGCATTTTTAACGCCTACGGGAGTGGTGATGCCAAATGCAGTAAAAGCTTTGGCAAGATCAAGCACCTGATTGAAATGAATGCCTTTTTTACGAAACAGATGCGCATCATTTTTTAAACCAAAGCCAACTTTAAGTTGTTCAGGATTTTCAAAAATTGGGGTTAAAAAGTCCAAAATGGCGGGGCTAATTTGGAAAACATACGCCTGATCGGCGGTTGCCAATTGAATTACATGCGGTCCTGTTGCAACTTCACCTTTACGAAAGGTGGGTTTAGATTCGGAATCAAAGCCAAATAAAGGGGCGGAAAAGAGTTCATCTTGCAGGGCGTGACATTGTTCTAGCTTGGAAATCAGTTGAATCTGCTCGGGTGCCAAATTTTGAAAAACAGGCAATTGTTGAATTTGTTCTTTGCTTGGGAGGGGGGAAAGTGAATGCAAGGTCATAGGCGATAGCCATGTAATTCGGCAAGGAGCTAGGCACTATCATCTGGTAAAAATAAAGCCTAGGTCAACTAGGCTTTAAGTGTAGATGCTGAATAGGGGGTTAAATATCCCATTCCACAAAGTTTTTCAGTAATTGTAGTCCAGCCGTATGACTCTTTTCTGGATGGAACTGTGTCGCGAATAGATTTTCTTGATGAATGGCCGAGCAGAATTGAATGCCATAATCACAGGTCGCAGCCACAATCTTGCTGTCTTTGGGTTCGACATAGAAGCTATGTACGAAGTAGAAACGCGCATCTTGTTCAATGTTGTTCCACATTGGATGGCTTGGATCGGCCTGATGCACTTGATTCCAGCCCATGTGTGGCACTTTTAAGCCATCCATGTCTGGGAAGTGTTTGACGGCACCTTCAAAAATACCCAGCGCATCCGTGCCATCATTTTCTTCAGAGTGCTGCATCAGTGCCTGCATACCTACGCAAATGGCTAAAACAGGTTTGTTAAATGCGGCTTGACGCACCACTTCATCAATCCCTGCTTCATGCATGCCTTGTATACAGTCACGCATCGCACCGACACCCGGGAATACAATTTTATCTGCTTGAGCAATCAGTTTCGGATCATTGGTGACATCAACAGTCGCTCCGACATGTTCTAACGCTTTTGCCGCCGAGTGCAAATTGCCCATGCCATAATCAAGAAGTGCAATACGGGTCATTACAAACTACCTTTGGTTGACGCAATAGTATTGGCAGCGCGAGGATCAACCTCACATGCCATACGTAATGCACGAGCAAAGGCTTTGAACACACTTTCAATTTGATGGTGGCTATTTTTGCCTTTGAGGTTGTCAATGTGCACAGTTACAAGGGCATGATTGACGAAACCTTGGAAGAATTCAGAAAATAAATCGACATCAAAACGACCAATCATGGCACGAGTGAATGGAATATCCATAAATAAACCCGGACGACCAGACAGGTCGACTACAGCACGGCTTAAAGATTCATCCAGTGGCGCATAAAAATGTCCATAACGACGCAGGCCTTTTTTATCGCCCAATGCTTTAGCAAATGCTTGTCCAAGCGTGATACCACAGTCTTCTACCGTGTGGTGATCATCAATTTCTAAGTCGCCATCACAATGAATATCAATATCAAATAGTCCATGGCGCTTGATTTGATCAATCATATGGTCTAAAAAAGGAACTCCAGTGTTTAAAGTGCCTTGACCTGTACCATCGAGATTTAAGCGTACTCGAATTTTGGTTTCGTTGGTATTTCTTACCACTTCACTGATACGTTCTGTCATAGACACGTTCCTCAAAAACGTCAAAAATGATTGATGTAAAATGTTTTTCGCCGTGACGAAATCACCGCATATTAGATTGCTCAGGAGGGTTTATCAATGCCTATTACCGTACATGCTTATACTTCACTAGAAAATGAAGAAATGCGCAGCCAGCTTGAGCGACTGTATGACACCAGCCCAGAATTTGGCGATGGGCAAGATGCCATTGAACAACTTGAACAAAACTTAGCTCAGTATACCCTAGTTTACACCGCAGAATTTAATACTAAAGTGATAGGTGCGATTTGGTGTACAGGGCAGGGTGAAAGTAAGACGCTGGAGTATATTGTGGTGCATCCTGCGAATCGTGGTCGTGGCGTTGCAGAACGCTTGGTGGCGGAAGTATGCCGAATGGAAGAAGCCAAAGGGGTGAAAATATTTGAACCGGGCTGTGGAGCCATTCACCGTTGTTTGGCTCATTTAAATAAATTACCTGGCTAAACAGAATTAATCATGGAGCAGTAAT
It encodes:
- a CDS encoding GNAT family N-acetyltransferase, whose product is MPITVHAYTSLENEEMRSQLERLYDTSPEFGDGQDAIEQLEQNLAQYTLVYTAEFNTKVIGAIWCTGQGESKTLEYIVVHPANRGRGVAERLVAEVCRMEEAKGVKIFEPGCGAIHRCLAHLNKLPG
- a CDS encoding 3'-5' exonuclease, whose product is MTLHSLSPLPSKEQIQQLPVFQNLAPEQIQLISKLEQCHALQDELFSAPLFGFDSESKPTFRKGEVATGPHVIQLATADQAYVFQISPAILDFLTPIFENPEQLKVGFGLKNDAHLFRKKGIHFNQVLDLAKAFTAFGITTPVGVKNAMALLFQVNFPKSKSVSTSNWSKFPLSAAQIQYAAADAYAPVLIYQELQRLGISLPAAQHRTK
- the hisA gene encoding 1-(5-phosphoribosyl)-5-[(5-phosphoribosylamino)methylideneamino]imidazole-4-carboxamide isomerase; this translates as MLIIPAIDLKDGKCVRLKQGRMEDDTVFSDDPVATAQHWVNEGARRLHLVDLNGAFAGTPIHKPVVEAIAKAQPELPIQIGGGIRSLETIEHYLDAGVSFVIIGTKAVQEPEFVEEACKKFAGHIIVGIDAINGMVATDGWANVTDVKATDLAKRFADAGVSSIVYTDIARDGMMQGVNVEQTVHLAQYSGLPVIASGGVTNLDDVRNLKGQPGILGAITGRAIYEGSLNLREAQLLLDQQAL
- the hisH gene encoding imidazole glycerol phosphate synthase subunit HisH, with protein sequence MTRIALLDYGMGNLHSAAKALEHVGATVDVTNDPKLIAQADKIVFPGVGAMRDCIQGMHEAGIDEVVRQAAFNKPVLAICVGMQALMQHSEENDGTDALGIFEGAVKHFPDMDGLKVPHMGWNQVHQADPSHPMWNNIEQDARFYFVHSFYVEPKDSKIVAATCDYGIQFCSAIHQENLFATQFHPEKSHTAGLQLLKNFVEWDI
- the hisB gene encoding imidazoleglycerol-phosphate dehydratase HisB yields the protein MTERISEVVRNTNETKIRVRLNLDGTGQGTLNTGVPFLDHMIDQIKRHGLFDIDIHCDGDLEIDDHHTVEDCGITLGQAFAKALGDKKGLRRYGHFYAPLDESLSRAVVDLSGRPGLFMDIPFTRAMIGRFDVDLFSEFFQGFVNHALVTVHIDNLKGKNSHHQIESVFKAFARALRMACEVDPRAANTIASTKGSL